From Frankiales bacterium, one genomic window encodes:
- a CDS encoding elongation factor Ts — translation MADISAADVKKLRDLTGAGMMDCKKALVEAEGDFDAAAEALRVKGAAKAAARGAERDASNGLVVSQGGALVELRAETDFVAKNADFQALAEKVVAKAAEIKAADAETLAAADLDGKTVADTIADLAGVIGEKLELGRVAYVEGNVATYMHKRASDLPAQVGVLVAYEGSEDAARAAAMQVAAMRASYLTRDEVPADVVETERRVAEAKAKEEGKPEAALPKIVEGRVNAFFKDNVLLEQESVVEAKKSVKDVLDAQGTTVSRFVRFEIGA, via the coding sequence ATGGCCGACATCAGCGCCGCCGACGTCAAGAAGCTCCGCGACCTCACCGGCGCGGGGATGATGGACTGCAAGAAGGCCCTCGTCGAGGCGGAGGGCGACTTCGACGCCGCGGCCGAGGCGCTGCGCGTCAAGGGCGCGGCCAAGGCCGCCGCGCGCGGCGCCGAGCGCGACGCGAGCAACGGCCTGGTCGTCTCCCAGGGCGGTGCGCTCGTCGAGCTGCGCGCCGAGACCGACTTCGTGGCCAAGAACGCCGACTTCCAGGCGCTGGCCGAGAAGGTCGTGGCGAAGGCCGCCGAGATCAAGGCCGCCGACGCCGAGACCCTCGCCGCCGCGGACCTCGACGGGAAGACCGTCGCGGACACCATCGCCGACCTCGCCGGCGTCATCGGCGAGAAGCTCGAGCTCGGCCGGGTCGCCTACGTCGAGGGCAACGTCGCCACCTACATGCACAAGCGCGCCTCGGACCTGCCCGCGCAGGTCGGCGTCCTCGTCGCCTACGAGGGCTCGGAGGACGCGGCCCGCGCCGCCGCCATGCAGGTCGCCGCCATGCGGGCCTCCTACCTCACCCGCGACGAGGTGCCCGCCGACGTCGTCGAGACCGAGCGCCGCGTGGCCGAGGCCAAGGCGAAGGAGGAGGGCAAGCCGGAGGCGGCCCTGCCCAAGATCGTCGAGGGCCGCGTGAACGCGTTCTTCAAGGACAACGTGCTGCTCGAGCAGGAGTCCGTCGTCGAGGCCAAGAAGTCGGTCAAGGACGTCCTGGACGCGCAGGGCACGACCGTGAGCCGGTTCGTCCGGTTCGAGATCGGCGCCTGA